One window of Parambassis ranga chromosome 3, fParRan2.1, whole genome shotgun sequence genomic DNA carries:
- the pop4 gene encoding ribonuclease P protein subunit p29, translated as MEEALVRALIPHELVKVLGVESQSSSKAAVFTEVFLKNSIQQPTRHDLKSMLSHKAVILGYSRPKEKTKRNSKKAKGLNARQKRAMKIFQIKPEQQRYELFLPLHELWKQYIVDLCGGLKPTSSPQFVQQKLLKADFHGAIITVVRSKCSSYVGTTGILVQEFKHVFKIITKEDKMKVIPKRNSVFSVEICGFVSYIYGSKFEQRASERSAKKFKVKGTIDL; from the exons ATGGAGG AGGCACTTGTTCGAGCATTGATTCCTCATGAGCTGGTGAAGGTTCTTGGTGTTGAG TCTCAAAGCAGTTCTAAAGCAGCAGTCTTTACTGAGGTGTTCCTGAAGAACAGTATTCAGCAGCCTACACGCCATGATCTGAAGAGCATGCTGAGTCACAAGGCTGTGATCCTGGGTTACTCCAGGCCCAAGGAGAAGACAAAGAGGAACAGCAAGAAAGCTAAAGGACTGAATGCACGGCAAAAGAGGGCGATGAAGATCTTTCAGATTAAACCAGAACAGCAGAG ATACGAGTTGTTCCTTCCTCTGCATGAGCTCTGGAAGCAGTACATTGTTGACCTGTGTGGTGGATTAAAACCAACTAG CAGTCCACAGTTTGTCCAGCAGAAGCTCCTGAAGGCTGACTTCCATGGTGCCATCATCACAG TGGTGCGGTCTAAATGTTCATCATACGTGGGGACTACAGGGATTCTAGTGCAAGAGTTCAAACATGTCTTCAAAATCATCACCAAAGAGGACAAAATGAAAG TGATCCCTAAGAGGAACAGCGTGTTTTCAGTGGAGATCTGCGGCTTTGTCTCATATATTTATGGAAGCAAGTTTGAGCAACGAGCCAGTGAACGCTCCGCAAAGAAGTTTAAAGTGAAGGGTACCATCGACCTGTGA